The genomic segment CGTGGATCCCCGACGTCGCGGGGCTGCCCGATTGCCCGCGGGCCCGCGCGAGTACGGAGGCCGGCCTGCACGCGGCGCTGGGCTCGCCCCTCGTCCTCGACGGTCGCTTCCTCGGCGTGCTCGAGCTCTTAAGCGCCGCGCCCCTCGAACCCGACAGCTTCATGCTGCACATGATGGACGACCTCGGCCGCCAGCTCGGGCAGTTCGTGCGACGTCGACGAACGGAGGAGGCGCTGCGCGAGACGAGCGACACGCTGCGGGCCCTCATCGACGCCGCGCCGATCGTGATCGATATCCTGGATCTCGACGGAAAGGTGAAGCTCTGGAACAAGGCCGCCGAGCGCCTCTTCGGCTGGACCGCCGAGGAGGTTCTCGGCAAGTTGCTGCCCACCGTGACCGAAGCCACTCGCCCGCTCTTCTGGGAGGGCCTGCGGCGCTTTCGCGCGGGAGAGAGCACCGGAATGGCCGGGGTCGAGATGCCCTGTGCCACCAAGGACGGGCGCGGCGTGACGGTGAACGTCCACGCGGCGCCGTTGCGTAACTCCCGCGGAGAGGTGGTCGGCGTGGTGGGTCTCGGGGTAGACCTCACCCACCAGAAGCGCCTCGAGGAACAGGTCGTCCAGGCCCAGAAGATGGAGTCCGTGGGGCGACTCGCCGGCGGCGTGGCGCACGACTTCAACAACCTCCTGAGCGTGATCCTGGGCTACGCCAACCTCGCGCTCTCCCGAGGCCCCGAGTCCGAGCGCCTTCGAGACGAGCTCGAGGAGATCCAGCGGGCGGGCGAACGCGCCGCGGCGCTGACCAGCCAGCTCCTCGCCTTCAGCCGGAAACAGATCCTGGCCCCCGAGATCCTCGACCTGAATCAGCTCGTCGGAAACACGGAACGGCTGCTGCGGCGCGTGATCGGAGAAGACATCCACTTCGCCGTAGACCTCGAGCCGGCACTGCACACCACCCGCGTGGACCCGCACCAGCTCGAGCAGGTGGTGATGAACCTGGCCGTCAACGCGCGGGACGCCATGCCGGGCGGCGGAAAGCTCGTCATCGAGACGCGCAACGTGGGCCCCTCACCGCTCGAGGGAATCGCGCCGGATGGACTCGCCCTGGAAGGCGCCGTGCTCCTTCGTGTGAAAGACACCGGCGTGGGAATGAACGCAGAGACGCGCGCGCGCGTGTTCGAGCCCTTCTTCACGACCAAGGAGAAGGGAAAGGGGACCGGCCTCGGCCTCGCCACGGTCTACGGCATCGTGCGCCAGAGCGGCGGGCAGATCGTCGTCGAGAGCGAGCCGGGCAAGGGCACCACCTTCTCGATCTACCTGCCCCGCGTGCTGTCGCCCTCGGCGGCGGCTGCCGCGAGCGACGGCTCACCCCCGACCGCCGGTCGCGGCAGCGAGCTCGTGCTGGTGGTCGAAGACGAGGAGCAGGTCCGCAAGCTCACCCGCGTCCTCCTCGAGGCCCAGGGGTATCAGGTGCTCGAAGCGGCGAGCGGCGAGGAGGCGCTGACCCTCTGCGCAGAGCCCGATCGATCGCTCCACCTCATGCTCACCGATCTGGTGATGCCCGGCATCACGGGGCGCGAGCTGGCGGACCGCGCGCGGCTCCTCCAGCCGCGCATGCGCGTCCTCTACATGTCGGGCTACCCGGACGAATCCATCGTGCATCGGGGCGTGCTCGAGCCGGGGACGCGCTTCGTGCAGAAGCCCTTCCGCGCGAACGAGCTACTGCATCGCGTGCGCGCGACGCTCGACGAGGAATGAGCGCCGTCCGCCGATCAATCGCCTAACGGTAATAATCGAAGAAGTAGTCCTTGAGGAACCCGAGCGTCTGCTTCTGCTCCGCTACCTCGTGATGCAGCAGATCGCGCATCGACAGGACCCCCGCCAACCCGCCGTCCTCGCGCACCACGACGAGGTGCCGGCGTCCCTCCGCCACCATCGCGCGCCGCGCCTCGGCGATGCTCGCCCCGAGACGGATCGTGCGCACCGGCCGCGACATCACCGCAGCGACCGGCGTGGCACCGGCGTCGCGCTCCACCGCCACGACGCGCGCCAGCACGTCCCGCTCGGTGAGGAGCCCGACCGGAACCTCCCCTTCGGCCACCACCACCGCGCCGAGCTCGTGCTGCGCCATCTGCCGCGCGGCCTCGAGCACCGTGGCGTCTCCCGGGATCGTGAGCACCGACTGCGTCCTGCGCGCCCTCAAGAGCTCCTTCACCGTTCCCATGTCACTCCTCGGCTGGACCTATTGAATGAAGCAACCCATGTGCCGTGGCCACCGTCGTCGTACGCCTGCGGAGGGGAAAGCGTGTGGTCCCAGGCCACTGCGCGCCGTGGCGGGCCCTCGGAGCGTAACCTGGCTCACGCCGCCGGCGAGCGCGGGTGGGGGATGGGTCCCCGCTGCGTAGCGAGCTGACCCCTATCCGGCGCAGCCCCGGGTCGGAAGGGGCCGGCGCGGCCCGGCTCGGGCGATCGTCGCCCCCCACGTCGCCAAACATGCGGCCTGGCCCGCCCGTTGCTACCCTAGAGGGGAGGAGAGCTGACGGCATGGACCGGTGCGGCCCGAAGGCCGGGAAACCACGAGCCTCGGCAGAATGGCGCGGTGAGCGCCTTCCGACCCGCGACCCCAGCCGGCGGTCACGACTGACCTCGCCTCGCCCCGCATCGCGCTCGCTCCTGCTCGGGCTGCTGGCTCTGGCCGCCTGCGGAGGGGAGATCGATTTCTCGAATACGCCGCCCGACGCGCGCCGCCCGCCGCCGACCCCGACCCGCGACGGCATCACTCCCTATCGTCTCGACGGAGGCGGGTCCCGCGCCGACGGAGGTACGGACCTCGTGCCCCCGCCGCTGCCCGACACCGGCGGCGGGATCACCTGTCAGCACGGGGAAACCCCCTTCGGAGGGCATTGCTACAGCGCCCTCGGTTACAAGTGGCTCGACTACACAGCGGCGAAGCAGGTGTGCAAGAGCAGGGGCGCCGTGGTGGTATCCGTCGAGTCGGCGGCCGAGAACACTTTCATCTACAACCTCATCCCTCGCTACTCCTGGGCGGCCTTCATCGGGCTACGGCGCAACGGAACGGGCCTGAACGACTTCGTCTGGGAGAGCGGCAAGAAGCCGACCTACACCCGCTGGGCCAAAGGGGAGCCGAACAACGACAAGGGCATCGAGAGCTGCGTGGTCCTGTGGGCCCCCGACCTGCCGACCGCCAGCCTGCGCGGCTACTGGAACGACGCCCCCTGCTCCGACCCCGGTCGCGACACCGTGATCTGCGAGCGCGTGCCGTAGGGTCCGGCGCGCCATGGGATCGGTCAGCGCTCGAGGGGCTCGTTCGCGGGTCGTCGCTCGAAGAACCCGACGACGAGGTAGGCCGCGAACGCCCCCCCGAGCGAGAGCAGATACGCGTACGGGACCTTGAGCCAGTAGGCCGCGGAGAACCAGCCGAGCGTCCCGACCACGAGCGAGGCGGTGGCGGCCGGCGGTCCACCGAAGCGCGAGAAGAGCCCGAAGAGCCCGATGACGAAGATTCCGGCGCTGCCGAAGGCCGACGCATCCTTCACGAGCTGGTAGATCCCGTCGGCGTGCACCGCGAGGAAGTAGGAGATGGCGCCGAAGAGCACGACTGCGAGGCGCGCCAGCCGCAAACGCCCCGCGTCGCTCAGGCCCGGCTTGAGCGGGACGATCACGTTGTGCGCGAGCAGCCCGGCGGCGGCCAGCAGGCAGCTATCCACCGTCGAGAGAATGGCCGACACGAGCGCCCCGGCGAAGAGTACGTAGACCCAGATGGGCAGGTGCTCCTGGGCCAGGCGCATGAGGACCTGCTCGGGCGCTGTGATCCCGGGAAGCAGGCGCGAGCCGAGCAGACCCAGGAAGACGGGGATCGCACCGAAGAGGAGGTAGAGCGGACCCGCCACGAGCGCGGAGCCACGCGCGACCCTCGCCGACCGGCTGGCGATGAGGCGCGAGACGAGCTCCTGCGCGAGAACCGAGCCGCAGACGGGTATCGCCCACAGGTTGACGACCTCGAGCCACCCGGGGGGCGTAGCGGCCGCGGGAAGGAGGGCCGGCCTCACTGCGGCCAGCGTCGAGGCCGGTCCGCCGAGGTTCAGCGTCACCACCACGAGGGTCACGATGAGTCCGACGGCCAGCGCGATCCCCTGCACCACGTCGGTCACCGCGTCGGCGAGCAGGCCCCCCGCCACGGTGTAGACGACGACGATCGCGGCCGAGAGGCCGATGGCCGTGTGCACCTCGAGCGCCGAGGACGAGGCGAGGACCTGGCCGAAGCCGCGCACCTGCGCTGCAGCCCAGATGAGGGAGCTCGGGATCGCGATGAGCGCCGCCAGCCGCTCCACCGAGCCGGAGTAGCGCTGGGCGAAGAGGTCCGCCAGCGTGGTGAGCTTGCGGCGCCAGAGCGGGACGGCGAAGACGAGTCCGACGAGCACGAGGCTCGCACCGTAGGCCAGCGGGTCGGCGGTCGCGCCATAGAGTCCGCGCTGGTAGACCTCGCCGGCCGCGGCGAGGCACGTCTCGGCGCCAAACCAGGTGGCGAAGAGCGACGCGGTGGTGAGCACGGGCCCGAGCGAGCGCCCGGCCACCAGGTACTCCTCCTCGGTGTGCACCCGACGCGACACGACGAGCCCCACCACGAGCTGCAGCACGACGTAGCCGAGGACACCGAGGGAGACGACGGTCATGGAGCAGGCCCATAATACACCGACACACCGACACACCGCCTCGAGGACCCGACGCGCGCTTCGGTCGCGAACGGCCCATCGACCGGCAGCAGCGCCTTCCACGGTGGCGCGCTTCACCGCGTCCGCCGCCTCCAACGCGGCGGGGCACGATTCTCGACGGAAAGTGCCCCTCGGCGCGGCGCCGTCGGAGGCCGGCGCGTTCTGCCACGCCGGCGCCCTACGTCGTGATCCTCGCCACTTCGCCGAGCCCGCGCCCGACGCGTCTCGCGACCCGACCGCCGCCCCACGTGACGCATGGCGTCCTTTCGCCGCGTTGCGCCAGCGGTACGGGACTTGCTGAGCGCGCGCCAGAACAACCAGTTTTTTCAGCGCACGACGCGCTCCGCGAGAGGAAGGCCCCAATGCGTCGACAGGATACGTGTGTGTTGCACCTCGCCAGCGTGGTCGTGTTCCTCGCCGCGTGCGGACAGAGTGGGACGTCCTCCCGCGGCACCCAGCCCACGCGCGCTGCCTCCTCGGCGCGCTGCGCGGCGGCGAGCTGCGCCCAGCGACCCGGCGGCCTGTGGGCCTTCGTCTCGGTCGAGCGTCGCGACGACAACACCTGCAGCACGGCCCAGAGCGCCACGTTCACCTTCGAGGCCGAGTGCCAGCGGAACCAGCCGCCCGTCTGCCAGGAGCTCAGCGTCGCGGGGACCTGCTCCTACCGCGCCGACTGGGGCTGGTACTTCGACACGGAGCTCTGGGCGGCTGGCGTGGCCTGCCATTACGACAACCGCGCGATCTACGACGGCTCGCCCTACTTCAAGAACTACGCCTCGCAATCCGCGTGCGAGGCCCAGCGCGCCTGCGCCCTGAGGGTCAACTCCTCGCTCCTGGCCTCGCCGCCCGCTCCGTCGACGGTCTCGTCGAACCCCGTCTACGGGCCCTGCGGCCTGAACCGCAGCGGTAACGTCAGCCACACCTGCTACGGCGACTACTACTGCGGCGAAGGCGAGTGCTGCGGCAACACCAACCCGAACCGTTGCTTCTGCAACCCCCTCGGACGCGAAATCGAGCCCGGCGCGCGCTG from the Deltaproteobacteria bacterium genome contains:
- a CDS encoding PAS domain S-box protein; this translates as MSTDEPLAHHVAELRRLLAEAHETIRLLRGAQDPTPDQQANWTREIKERKRAERRLVAQLAITRTLAEASSLDDAARDVLQILCETLGFRFGALWLPEEGLDCLRCAQLWPSTGTELEAFADACRRHRFERGVGVPGQVWASGRATWIPDVAGLPDCPRARASTEAGLHAALGSPLVLDGRFLGVLELLSAAPLEPDSFMLHMMDDLGRQLGQFVRRRRTEEALRETSDTLRALIDAAPIVIDILDLDGKVKLWNKAAERLFGWTAEEVLGKLLPTVTEATRPLFWEGLRRFRAGESTGMAGVEMPCATKDGRGVTVNVHAAPLRNSRGEVVGVVGLGVDLTHQKRLEEQVVQAQKMESVGRLAGGVAHDFNNLLSVILGYANLALSRGPESERLRDELEEIQRAGERAAALTSQLLAFSRKQILAPEILDLNQLVGNTERLLRRVIGEDIHFAVDLEPALHTTRVDPHQLEQVVMNLAVNARDAMPGGGKLVIETRNVGPSPLEGIAPDGLALEGAVLLRVKDTGVGMNAETRARVFEPFFTTKEKGKGTGLGLATVYGIVRQSGGQIVVESEPGKGTTFSIYLPRVLSPSAAAAASDGSPPTAGRGSELVLVVEDEEQVRKLTRVLLEAQGYQVLEAASGEEALTLCAEPDRSLHLMLTDLVMPGITGRELADRARLLQPRMRVLYMSGYPDESIVHRGVLEPGTRFVQKPFRANELLHRVRATLDEE
- a CDS encoding CBS domain-containing protein is translated as MGTVKELLRARRTQSVLTIPGDATVLEAARQMAQHELGAVVVAEGEVPVGLLTERDVLARVVAVERDAGATPVAAVMSRPVRTIRLGASIAEARRAMVAEGRRHLVVVREDGGLAGVLSMRDLLHHEVAEQKQTLGFLKDYFFDYYR
- a CDS encoding C-type lectin domain-containing protein: MDRCGPKAGKPRASAEWRGERLPTRDPSRRSRLTSPRPASRSLLLGLLALAACGGEIDFSNTPPDARRPPPTPTRDGITPYRLDGGGSRADGGTDLVPPPLPDTGGGITCQHGETPFGGHCYSALGYKWLDYTAAKQVCKSRGAVVVSVESAAENTFIYNLIPRYSWAAFIGLRRNGTGLNDFVWESGKKPTYTRWAKGEPNNDKGIESCVVLWAPDLPTASLRGYWNDAPCSDPGRDTVICERVP
- a CDS encoding sodium:solute symporter family protein; amino-acid sequence: MTVVSLGVLGYVVLQLVVGLVVSRRVHTEEEYLVAGRSLGPVLTTASLFATWFGAETCLAAAGEVYQRGLYGATADPLAYGASLVLVGLVFAVPLWRRKLTTLADLFAQRYSGSVERLAALIAIPSSLIWAAAQVRGFGQVLASSSALEVHTAIGLSAAIVVVYTVAGGLLADAVTDVVQGIALAVGLIVTLVVVTLNLGGPASTLAAVRPALLPAAATPPGWLEVVNLWAIPVCGSVLAQELVSRLIASRSARVARGSALVAGPLYLLFGAIPVFLGLLGSRLLPGITAPEQVLMRLAQEHLPIWVYVLFAGALVSAILSTVDSCLLAAAGLLAHNVIVPLKPGLSDAGRLRLARLAVVLFGAISYFLAVHADGIYQLVKDASAFGSAGIFVIGLFGLFSRFGGPPAATASLVVGTLGWFSAAYWLKVPYAYLLSLGGAFAAYLVVGFFERRPANEPLER